TTTGAGGAATATCTTAGCCAAAAATCCAGGATGAACAAAAGCTGTTTGGATTTGTCATCTGGAAGATCTAACAGTAATTGCAGTATTGGTATGGATGAGGGGCTTTTTGAGCAACCTGAGCCACTAGCTTCAAGTAAGGCTGTTATGGAGAAAATTGTTTGGCAGAGGAGCTTACAAATGCGTTCTCAGCAGCAAGCTTGGCAGGTTACCTTCTCTCAAATAGAAAATAGTGGCCTGTTTTCCTGTTCTGTGATAAAACTTATGTGCTTTTTTTAGTTCATTCCTTTGTCTATATTTGGTTGTTTATTCTGAATTGAATGAATATTGAACCCACAAACTGTTTACAGAGATCTGTATTTATAATACGGTTCTGCTACTAGTCAATTGTAATTGTCTAACTAAACCAGTAGCACTAACTGGCACAAACAACAAAGACCCTAAATATAGATAACGACAAACTGTAACTAACAAACTTATACAAACAAACTACAACTAACTAATTGATGACAAAGTGAGAATTACACTCACTCCCGCAAACTTGAGGAGGTTAGGAAACTGTAGGGAGCATTTGGCCCAAAGTAAAGAAAATCTAGCAGAAGATAAAGATTTAGCAAGAAGATCTGCCCACTGATCTTGACTGGGAACTTGTTGAACCGCTAACTGCTTATCAAAAACTCTCtctttaacaaagaaaacatcCAGTtccatcttctttgttcttgaATGAAGGATTTGATTATGAGCTAAATTGATAGCACTGAGATTTAAGCAAGGATTTACCATTTCTTTTAAGGAGTCTATAAATAAGTTTGATGTAATTTTATAGTgtatttattaattcaaaagCATGAAATTATAATGGATGGAAATGATATCATATCTTGTCATGGCATGTTGGTAGtcttgtaaaaaataaatagaaatagtCGTGAACTAAGGGAGttactatttcttttaaaataccTATTGGGTAGAAACTACAATGTTAATGCTATGATGATGTTTAAAACTTAGCAGTAAAGGGAGGTAAGGGAGATGGTGAGAGTAGGGGAAACCTGACACTTACAGAATATAATATTAGTCAAAAACACTAAGGGTCTGTTTGGGAAAACTGCAAGAATTAAATTATCTTGATAATCGATGATTGTTATAATTGATCATGACCAATTTGGTTTACTTAAGTTTTCTGAATGTAGTTTTAAGACAATTCATTATGTTTAAAAAACAGCCTTTacctaagaaaaaaaataatgtatgacgctgaaaggaaataaaaactgtcagaaagtaattataaattatcattcTTTAGATTAATAAAAACAGTTTATTATTTCAGAAGAAAAGTTGCTTGCAAATTTAAACTATTATCCTTGTCCCAAACATACAGCTAAAATTGCAAAtagctaattttttttttttttatatatctcaAAAACAGCTGAAAAATATCCTAACAGTCTTTCCCAATCATGCCCTAAGCATGTGTTTGGAATTTCATTCTCCCTGGATTAAACACCTGTCCACCTCGCAGCAACATACTGTAGCTTCAGCTTCAATTTGGCTTAAGATTACCCTAAACACTCTGTAATGTGGACAGAAAAACATAACACAATGGAAATCTTATTGTAAACAGAAATCCTAATAACTTAATATGCTTATCCGTAATGGTACATTTCTGTTGGATACATGTGAAAGACAACAAGCAGAACAATTTTTGTCAGTTTTCATATTTGGACCATGATTATTCCATTTTCATGGTTGACATATTTGGTACATACCTGGTGCAGGACTACAAGTATGTGATAGATCTATGAATCTAGGAAGGTCTCAAAAGTATACTCTCATAGGCCTATATTGAAGGCCCAATTGCGattatctatatatttaacACAACCAAAGTACCATATATACCCATATCTGTGGAACATAGGTTTTCATCAGTCACAGTTTTGGGGTGATATCTTCCCTCCATTGACAATGATCATAGATCAATCTACTGTTTGTTGATATTCACACTAACTTGTTTTGTaataagttgaaaagaaaaaaagtccaGTGGTTCTTCTTCGTAGTCATTACAGTCTGTCCACATTACCTCTTACAAATActtcttattatttttgtgtgtttattgtTTTCCCTGAatatcttttcaatattttgaatatCCAATGGGTTTTAGAAACCATCGAGGAAAAACAAAGTTGGCTTGAATGTTCTTCACATCTTACCTTCTCTTTTCAGGAATCTGCTGAAGGAAGTAGAATGCTAGAATTTCGCAGAAGTCTCCCAGcttataaaaagaaagaagaaatattatCAGTCATATCAAGGAATCAGGTGTGTTGAATAGTtgtataatattattaacaatattGTTATTGGTTAAACTTATTGGCCTATTAATTGTATTACAAGTTGTGTTGAACATccttttaaattaactttataccGTTTGTATGTTGAATGTTGGACTTGTCTAAAATCAATGTTGAAAGTCAATTCCTGTTAGCTGGTTTAACTGGCCGATGCACTGAGGATTTTGAGTTGGTTCAGAAAATCAATCCAGTGATACTATGTAAACTGAAATTTTTATTGTGGAACTCAGATCCTGCTGCAAATactttgttgaattttttgttgtaaaattttttaaaccATGAATATCAAGTATAAAGGTTATGGTGGTGGTTTGGTTGAATTTCAATGCAAACACCAGCACTGATCATCCCTTAAAAGGTGGGTTGTCAGGTGGAGGTTGGCTCTTGGCAtttgtatgaaaatattttatgataaaaaatttaatgtactGGCTTTATAACAGAAGTTAGACAACTGATATTCGACTATTATCACGTTAATATTTATCAGACAACTGTATATTAGACTGTTGTATCATATGGTTGGTTAGTTTAGCAGAGTTATTGACGAATGAGAAGTATTTGGGTTTGTGGTGGCTAGAATGCCATGCCCAAATCAATAATCGGAAAAAGCTCAGTATTTGACCTGCTTTGATTTATACAATTACTGTAGTAGTTTGATGTATGAGTGGGGACTTGGGTTGGGAGTGATAAGATATACTTCCTCAGCAGTGCGTGTGGTCCTTAATACACAACTTTTCAGCTTTTATATGCCTATCGCCAGTGTCACCAGTAAAAGTCGTTTGGCAGAACCACTGATGTTATTGTGACTGtaaagcttttataataatcaatataaattgTAGTATgcatcttttacttttattcaaaCATGCAAGTTGGTTTGTTGGTAAATATATGATTTAAACACAGACTGTAGTCgtaattttaatcttataaattttatttctataatttgaTTGTCTGTTATTAAATGACATATTTTTTAGGTAGTTATCATTTCAGGCGAAACAGGTTGTGGCAAGACAACACAAATTCCACAATTCATTTTAGAATCTGAGATAGAATCAGTTCGAGGAGCTGCTTGTAATATCATATGCACACAGCCAAGACGCATTTCAGCCATGTCAGTTTCTGAACGAGTGGCCTTTGAGAGGGGAGAGAAATTGGGCGAATCTGTAAGTTTATCTGCGAAACacagttatttttaatatactatCCCAATCTATTACTTTTCTGTTTccttaaaatttcaatatttctcCCTATTTATTGGTTGCTCTCGCACttactctttctctctccttgaAAGGTTGGATATAAAGTTCGACTTGAGGGTATGAAAGGGAGAGATACCCATCTTCTCTTTTGCACCACAGGCATTTTATTAAGAAGATTACTGGCTGATAGAAAGTTGAAAGGCGTAACTCACGTTATTGTGGATGAAATTCATGAGCGAGGGATGAATGAAGGTAGAGTTTTGAGCTTCATTGAATCTTTTTGTTTTAGAACGTTTCtaaatattcatatactttcatttttttgtgaCAGATTTTCTGCTTATTATCCTTAAAGAACTCCTTCTCCATCGGCCAGAACTGAAACTGATTTTGATGAGTGCTACCCTAGATGCAGAGCTCTTTTCTTCGTACTTTAACGGGGCTCCGACTATGTTTATTCCTGTGCGTTGCTGAAACAGTGTTATTCCTTTTTGTTGATGGGAGATGGATGTGTCTGACAATTTCTTATGATGGATCATGAACCTGAGTACAtagatataaaatgaaataatttcaGAGTATCAAGGCAGTAAATAAATGttctatttttttagtaaataataatattttggggCCTAGAACTAAGGACTTCCCCTTTTCTTATTGTTCGGATGGATATGCTTATTAATACAGGGCTTCACATACCACGTCAGAACCCATTTTTTGGAGAACATTCTTGAAATGACGGGCTACAGATTAACTCCTTATAATCAAATTGATGATTATGGTCAAGAAAAGATGTGGAAAATGAACAGACAGGTCCCAAGAAAGAGGAAAAGTCAAATTGCTTCTGTCGTAGAGgtattttagaaattgaaaacGGTAGTTGCTTAACTGTTTagtatttcttaattttagtttatttcgGAAAATGTATGACCAGGATGCAATTAGAGCTGCTGATTTCAAAGATTACAGCCCACATACACAGGAGTCTTTGTCATGTTGGAATCCTGACTGCATTGGTTTTAATCTCATAGAATATATTTTGTGCAATAtatgtgagaatgaaagacctgGTGCTGTTTTGGTTTTCATGACTGGATGGGATGATATAAGCTGTCTGAAAGAGAAACTCCTGACTCACACTGTCTTGGGAGATCCAAACCGTGTTCTGTTGCTTACATGTCATGGCTCAATGGCTAGCTCAGAGCAGGTATTGTTCTGTCCGTTGACCACAAATCTGCAGTTTCTGTCATACAATCTGTATGTGTAATGATTTGTTGTCTGAAAACAGTTTTAACAGTATGTTTGTGCATGGTTTGCCAAAGAAAGGTTGTATGTGCTTTATCTCGTTGGTACTTACGATTAATATTTAGATATACATAACGGATAGGCAATATGCAGAGATTAATATTTGAAGAGCCTGAAGCTGGAGTAAGAAAAATAGTGCTAACAACAAATATTGCTGAAACCAGTATCACGATAAATgatgttgtttttgttcttgaCTGTGGAAAAGCGAAAGAAACATCATATGATGCTCTGAACAACACACCTTGTCTGCTTCCTACATGGATTTCTAAGGTTTCTTCTCAACAAGTAAGTTTATACTTTAGTTGATTGCGtgtgtttttaatatatcaCTCTAATACATGTTTGCAATTAGGAGACATCACTTATACATACTGGTTTTCTTCAAAGCATTCTGCATAGTTTATCATGTTTAGTTGGCTGAATGTTATGGACACTGGGCTATTGAAACTATAAATGTTGCTTGCTAGCAGTAATCTGGATTGGAATGTGAATTATTCTATGATAACAActctacattttttttcctgtaGATTAAGGCTTAGCTCTTTACCTTGTGTTTATCATCAACAGGAGAGTGGCTGTGTTCTTCATAGTTTTGTAATAATCATGATTTTGGGAAGAAATACGTACACTGGACATATTTTATGAAACTTGATAGATGTTGTATTTACTCACTGGTCATCATTTTCACTAAAGCTTTAATGACAAATTGGAAGTTGTAGTACAGGAAGAACTTTGTGTGGGTAGTCATGAAAAGATATAAATCTAAGGTGGACTAATAGAATTCTACTATTCTTACGGAGAGCTTCTGATCTGATGTCTAAATTTTAATAGTTCCTAAGGGCTTTTGTagattagttttaattaatctaTAAGTAACTAACATCCTTACCACCTGTTGCATATGGCTTAAATGGTCATGAAAAGGTCATGTCAGTTGACTTTTTAAGTGAGTTAGAACTGGCTGCCCCTACAAATAAAAACCAGAGATATctctaataatataaaataatagatcGTGACATATGATATAATTTAATCAACTCTATTTTTACCTTGAAATTGTCTTACATAACTAAAATTAATCGTTCATAATTAATGTGAAAATAACGTCAAAGTAATAAAAAtctgaaatataattataatttatcctCCAGTGTGTTGCATCTGTGGCATAAAAGAAACTATAGAATCATTTACATGTAAAAGAGGCTACGGACAATTctgattaatttttttggtgGGGGGTTGGGGCGTGATTTTATTggtatgtataaaatataaataaagttatgcAATTCAAAATTGGTATTTTATTCTCTTGGATTTGGTACCTTGGTCATTATGTAATTACCAACTTATGGTAGTTTCTCCACTGCCTATCTATCAAGGATAATGTCTGATGAGACTATGCAAGATATTTCCTACAAACTTTAGGGAAGACTGCACATGTCATTTAAGTGAATGAATGCATTTGCtgctgaaaataataatgcccTTGTCTGGAAATTGCTGTTGTGTTGTAAGGCCTGGTCATGTGCCGTTTTCTATAGTTTAAGGATGAAAATCGATTAGACCACAGGATTATAATGGTAAAATGCAGTATACCCATAAACTCTGCATACAGTTAACTACCAGTGAATTACGACCTTAATTATTAACCGTGAACGAAAATATTGGACCTTAAATGCTGAGTTTTCCcctgaatatatttttctagaGAAGAGGAAGAGCTGGTCGGGTACAACCAGGAGAGTGTTACCATCTCTATCCTAGATGTGTGTATGATGCATTTTCGGAGTATCAGTTGCCAGAAATTTTGAGAACACCTCTGCAGTCCCTCTGTTTACAAATTAAAAGTTTGAGACTTGAAAGCATATCTGAGTTCTTGTCCAGGGCTTTGCAGTCTCCTGAGATACTTGCGGTATATATTTGGTTTATTCTTCAGAATTCCATCAATTCATGTACTTTTCTCTTATTTAATAAGTTcatatattcttcttttttgtgTTGGTTACTTGTATGTAAATTTGTACCGGTAATTTTTGTGATCGTTTTATTCATAGGTGCAAAATgcaattgaatatttaaaaataattggagCTTTGGATGAGAAAGAGAATCTCACTATTCTAGGTTGGTTGGTCCCTTGCCGGTACTAGAAAATTTAGCTTGTGTTCGCTCCTTGAAATAAAGACTTGTACTTGGTTCTTCACTTGACAGGGCGCTACTTGACAATGCTTCCTATGGAACCCAAACTTGGCAAGATGCTAATATTAGGTGCTATTTTCAATTGCCTGGATCCCATATTAACTGTGGTTGCTGGTCTCAGTGTGAGAGATCCTTTTCTAACACCGTTGGATAAAAAAGATGTAAGTTGTTTCTGTTTAAGATGATTGGTTAATGATTGAAATGATAATTTGTCTTTATTATAGATTATTTAATGCCTGATTGTATTAATCTCTTCTGCACTTGTGTTCCCTCTTAGCATGAACATATTACAATgcaataacattttatttttatgcgtGTTGCTTGGACACTGATTGCAATTGAATTTGCTTCAAGAACCCAGATACACTGAATTTTATCTAAATTGAGGCTCTGTTGTCGCATACAATACAGAAATATGGTAGTAGGAAATATGAAAAAGTAATGTGTATACCTAATCTATTATAGATCTTGCCTCTTACCTATTACCTATAGAAAGAATTAAAGTGAAGCTAAATCTTAtacttgtttcatttttatttttgttttcttctctcGGGTCTACCATGTCCTCTTTggtaaaatttgattaagtttGCGTTATGTGTTCAATGTTTAGTAGAATAGGGCAAGTCACAGCACTCctacaataatttatttctgCTGTGCTGTACTAGCGTAGCAATTAACTAAATACTCATCATTTGCTAGCTGTAACTTGTTTTTTATAACCTTTCTTGGGAAAATGTATTTTGTGTTAGTTGTTAAAGTCTGTGTTTCCGTGTAGATTAATTTGGTGTCCAACTAAAGAATGCACAGATGTAGTCATTCTAAAAATTGATCATATTTTTCAGAGTTTGGAGATACTAAATCGACATAAT
This genomic interval from Vigna radiata var. radiata cultivar VC1973A chromosome 8, Vradiata_ver6, whole genome shotgun sequence contains the following:
- the LOC106772202 gene encoding DExH-box ATP-dependent RNA helicase DExH5, mitochondrial isoform X6; this encodes MYAKVVVFSKVPLPNYRYDLDDRKPQREVSLSFTTFTRVKAHFEEYLSQKSRMNKSCLDLSSGRSNSNCSIGMDEGLFEQPEPLASSKAVMEKIVWQRSLQMRSQQQAWQESAEGSRMLEFRRSLPAYKKKEEILSVISRNQVVIISGETGCGKTTQIPQFILESEIESVRGAACNIICTQPRRISAMSVSERVAFERGEKLGESVGYKVRLEGMKGRDTHLLFCTTGILLRRLLADRKLKGVTHVIVDEIHERGMNEDFLLIILKELLLHRPELKLILMSATLDAELFSSYFNGAPTMFIPGFTYHVRTHFLENILEMTGYRLTPYNQIDDYGQEKMWKMNRQVPRKRKSQIASVVEDAIRAADFKDYSPHTQESLSCWNPDCIGFNLIEYILCNICENERPGAVLVFMTGWDDISCLKEKLLTHTVLGDPNRVLLLTCHGSMASSEQRLIFEEPEAGVRKIVLTTNIAETSITINDVVFVLDCGKAKETSYDALNNTPCLLPTWISKVSSQQRRGRAGRVQPGECYHLYPRCVYDAFSEYQLPEILRTPLQSLCLQIKSLRLESISEFLSRALQSPEILAVQNAIEYLKIIGALDEKENLTILGRYLTMLPMEPKLGKMLILGAIFNCLDPILTVVAGLSVRDPFLTPLDKKDLAEAAKSQFCGEYSDHLALVRAYDGWKDAEMDMGGYEYCWKNFLSLQSMKAIDALRREFICLLKDTGLVDSNAASCNAWSSDLNLIRAVIFYGLYPGIGSVVNNEKSFSLKTMEDGQVLLYSNSVNTRETKIPYPWLVFNEKIKVNSVFLRDSTAVSDSVVLLFGGSLLKGDADNHLKMLGGYLEFFMDPSVVEMYQSIRRELDAFIQGKLLFPRMGIQWYQDLLSAVRLLISNDQCEGRFVFGRQVHKPSKKSIMLASHPTLVSRTESGPGGDNSKSQLQTLLTRAGCAAPVYKTKQLKNNQFQAAVEFNGMQIMGQPCNNKKSAEKDAAAEALQWLMGGKQAGREYINHLSMLLKKSKKDHN
- the LOC106772202 gene encoding DExH-box ATP-dependent RNA helicase DExH5, mitochondrial isoform X5; its protein translation is MLSVTQPSCIPKTLKPFIPLPSPAMKDRRTLSSYGSLYIPPHLRLRSVANFNNSPSPLRAKPHENPTHTISTLQPPFTERVTDKARSLFVSAYDDTVSEEGSDREFELPSLVPASKFACLPNASLDDNTDEWKRKFTMLLNDKSKHELISREKRDRRDFERIAVIASGMGLYSHMYAKVVVFSKVPLPNYRYDLDDRKPQREVSLSFTTFTRVKAHFEEYLSQKSRMNKSCLDLSSGRSNSNCSIGMDEGLFEQPEPLASSKAVMEKIVWQRSLQMRSQQQAWQESAEGSRMLEFRRSLPAYKKKEEILSVISRNQVVIISGETGCGKTTQIPQFILESEIESVRGAACNIICTQPRRISAMSVSERVAFERGEKLGESVGYKVRLEGMKGRDTHLLFCTTGILLRRLLADRKLKGVTHVIVDEIHERGMNEDFLLIILKELLLHRPELKLILMSATLDAELFSSYFNGAPTMFIPGFTYHVRTHFLENILEMTGYRLTPYNQIDDYGQEKMWKMNRQVPRKRKSQIASVVEDAIRAADFKDYSPHTQESLSCWNPDCIGFNLIEYILCNICENERPGAVLVFMTGWDDISCLKEKLLTHTVLGDPNRVLLLTCHGSMASSEQRLIFEEPEAGVRKIVLTTNIAETSITINDVVFVLDCGKAKETSYDALNNTPCLLPTWISKVSSQQRRGRAGRVQPGECYHLYPRCVYDAFSEYQLPEILRTPLQSLCLQIKSLRLESISEFLSRALQSPEILAVQNAIEYLKIIGALDEKENLTILGRYLTMLPMEPKLGKMLILGAIFNCLDPILTVVAGLSVRDPFLTPLDKKDLAEAAKSQFCGEYSDHLALVRAYDGWKDAEMDMGGYEYCWKNFLSLQSMKAIDALRREFICLLKDTGLVDSNAASCNAWSSDLNLIRAVIFYGLYPGIGSVVNNEKSFSLKTMEDGQVLLYSNSVNTRETKIPYPWLVFNEKIKVNSVFLRDSTAVSDSVVLLFGGSLLKGDALLFPRMGIQWYQDLLSAVRLLISNDQCEGLRVDLGEIILKVSSKHCLREQDVQHPSTRLNN
- the LOC106772202 gene encoding DExH-box ATP-dependent RNA helicase DExH5, mitochondrial isoform X4, which gives rise to MLSVTQPSCIPKTLKPFIPLPSPAMKDRRTLSSYGSLYIPPHLRLRSVANFNNSPSPLRAKPHENPTHTISTLQPPFTERVTDKARSLFVSAYDDTVSEEGSDREFELPSLVPASKFACLPNASLDDNTDEWKRKFTMLLNDKSKHELISREKRDRRDFERIAVIASGMGLYSHMYAKVVVFSKVPLPNYRYDLDDRKPQREVSLSFTTFTRVKAHFEEYLSQKSRMNKSCLDLSSGRSNSNCSIGMDEGLFEQPEPLASSKAVMEKIVWQRSLQMRSQQQAWQESAEGSRMLEFRRSLPAYKKKEEILSVISRNQVVIISGETGCGKTTQIPQFILESEIESVRGAACNIICTQPRRISAMSVSERVAFERGEKLGESVGYKVRLEGMKGRDTHLLFCTTGILLRRLLADRKLKGVTHVIVDEIHERGMNEDFLLIILKELLLHRPELKLILMSATLDAELFSSYFNGAPTMFIPGFTYHVRTHFLENILEMTGYRLTPYNQIDDYGQEKMWKMNRQVPRKRKSQIASVVEDAIRAADFKDYSPHTQESLSCWNPDCIGFNLIEYILCNICENERPGAVLVFMTGWDDISCLKEKLLTHTVLGDPNRVLLLTCHGSMASSEQRLIFEEPEAGVRKIVLTTNIAETSITINDVVFVLDCGKAKETSYDALNNTPCLLPTWISKVSSQQRRGRAGRVQPGECYHLYPRCVYDAFSEYQLPEILRTPLQSLCLQIKSLRLESISEFLSRALQSPEILAVQNAIEYLKIIGALDEKENLTILGRYLTMLPMEPKLGKMLILGAIFNCLDPILTVVAGLSVRDPFLTPLDKKDLAEAAKSQFCGEYSDHLALVRAYDGWKDAEMDMGGYEYCWKNFLSLQSMKAIDALRREFICLLKDTGLVDSNAASCNAWSSDLNLIRAVIFYGLYPGIGSVVNNEKSFSLKTMEDGQVLLYSNSVNTRETKIPYPWLVFNEKIKVNSVFLRDSTAVSDSVVLLFGGSLLKGDADNHLKMLGGYLEFFMDPSVVEMYQSIRRELDAFIQGKVATFSKNGHTVVSRSPICSTAADFQ
- the LOC106772202 gene encoding DExH-box ATP-dependent RNA helicase DExH5, mitochondrial isoform X2, whose amino-acid sequence is MLSVTQPSCIPKTLKPFIPLPSPAMKDRRTLSSYGSLYIPPHLRLRSVANFNNSPSPLRAKPHENPTHTISTLQPPFTERVTDKARSLFVSAYDDTVSEEGSDREFELPSLVPASKFACLPNASLDDNTDEWKRKFTMLLNDKSKHELISREKRDRRDFERIAVIASGMGLYSHMYAKVVVFSKVPLPNYRYDLDDRKPQREVSLSFTTFTRVKAHFEEYLSQKSRMNKSCLDLSSGRSNSNCSIGMDEGLFEQPEPLASSKAVMEKIVWQRSLQMRSQQQAWQESAEGSRMLEFRRSLPAYKKKEEILSVISRNQVVIISGETGCGKTTQIPQFILESEIESVRGAACNIICTQPRRISAMSVSERVAFERGEKLGESVGYKVRLEGMKGRDTHLLFCTTGILLRRLLADRKLKGVTHVIVDEIHERGMNEDFLLIILKELLLHRPELKLILMSATLDAELFSSYFNGAPTMFIPGFTYHVRTHFLENILEMTGYRLTPYNQIDDYGQEKMWKMNRQVPRKRKSQIASVVEDAIRAADFKDYSPHTQESLSCWNPDCIGFNLIEYILCNICENERPGAVLVFMTGWDDISCLKEKLLTHTVLGDPNRVLLLTCHGSMASSEQRLIFEEPEAGVRKIVLTTNIAETSITINDVVFVLDCGKAKETSYDALNNTPCLLPTWISKVSSQQRRGRAGRVQPGECYHLYPRCVYDAFSEYQLPEILRTPLQSLCLQIKSLRLESISEFLSRALQSPEILAVQNAIEYLKIIGALDEKENLTILGRYLTMLPMEPKLGKMLILGAIFNCLDPILTVVAGLSVRDPFLTPLDKKDLAEAAKSQFCGEYSDHLALVRAYDGWKDAEMDMGGYEYCWKNFLSLQSMKAIDALRREFICLLKDTGLVDSNAASCNAWSSDLNLIRAVIFYGLYPGIGSVVNNEKSFSLKTMEDGQVLLYSNSVNTRETKIPYPWLVFNEKIKVNSVFLRDSTAVSDSVVLLFGGSLLKGDALLFPRMGIQWYQDLLSAVRLLISNDQCEGRFVFGRQVHKPSKKSIMLASHPTLVSRTESGPGGDNSKSQLQTLLTRAGCAAPVYKTKQLKNNQFQAAVEFNGMQIMGQPCNNKKSAEKDAAAEALQWLMGGKQAGREYINHLSMLLKKSKKDHN
- the LOC106772202 gene encoding DExH-box ATP-dependent RNA helicase DExH5, mitochondrial isoform X3, which encodes MLSVTQPSCIPKTLKPFIPLPSPAMKDRRTLSSYGSLYIPPHLRLRSVANFNNSPSPLRAKPHENPTHTISTLQPPFTERVTDKARSLFVSAYDDTVSEEGSDREFELPSLVPASKFACLPNASLDDNTDEWKRKFTMLLNDKSKHELISREKRDRRDFERIAVIASGMGLYSHMYAKVVVFSKVPLPNYRYDLDDRKPQREVSLSFTTFTRVKAHFEEYLSQKSRMNKSCLDLSSGRSNSNCSIGMDEGLFEQPEPLASSKAVMEKIVWQRSLQMRSQQQAWQESAEGSRMLEFRRSLPAYKKKEEILSVISRNQVVIISGETGCGKTTQIPQFILESEIESVRGAACNIICTQPRRISAMSVSERVAFERGEKLGESVGYKVRLEGMKGRDTHLLFCTTGILLRRLLADRKLKGVTHVIVDEIHERGMNEDFLLIILKELLLHRPELKLILMSATLDAELFSSYFNGAPTMFIPGFTYHVRTHFLENILEMTGYRLTPYNQIDDYGQEKMWKMNRQVPRKRKSQIASVVEDAIRAADFKDYSPHTQESLSCWNPDCIGFNLIEYILCNICENERPGAVLVFMTGWDDISCLKEKLLTHTVLGDPNRVLLLTCHGSMASSEQRLIFEEPEAGVRKIVLTTNIAETSITINDVVFVLDCGKAKETSYDALNNTPCLLPTWISKVSSQQRRGRAGRVQPGECYHLYPRCVYDAFSEYQLPEILRTPLQSLCLQIKSLRLESISEFLSRALQSPEILAVQNAIEYLKIIGALDEKENLTILGRYLTMLPMEPKLGKMLILGAIFNCLDPILTVVAGLSVRDPFLTPLDKKDLAEAAKSQFCGEYSDHLALVRAYDGWKDAEMDMGGYEYCWKNFLSLQSMKAIDALRREFICLLKDTGLVDSNAASCNAWSSDLNLIRAVIFYGLYPGIGSVVNNEKSFSLKTMEDGQVLLYSNSVNTRETKIPYPWLVFNEKIKVNSVFLRDSTAVSDSVVLLFGGSLLKGDADNHLKMLGGYLEFFMDPSVVEMYQSIRRELDAFIQGKLLFPRMGIQWYQDLLSAVRLLISNDQCEGLRVDLGEIILKVSSKHCLREQDVQHPSTRLNN
- the LOC106772202 gene encoding DExH-box ATP-dependent RNA helicase DExH5, mitochondrial isoform X1, whose protein sequence is MLSVTQPSCIPKTLKPFIPLPSPAMKDRRTLSSYGSLYIPPHLRLRSVANFNNSPSPLRAKPHENPTHTISTLQPPFTERVTDKARSLFVSAYDDTVSEEGSDREFELPSLVPASKFACLPNASLDDNTDEWKRKFTMLLNDKSKHELISREKRDRRDFERIAVIASGMGLYSHMYAKVVVFSKVPLPNYRYDLDDRKPQREVSLSFTTFTRVKAHFEEYLSQKSRMNKSCLDLSSGRSNSNCSIGMDEGLFEQPEPLASSKAVMEKIVWQRSLQMRSQQQAWQESAEGSRMLEFRRSLPAYKKKEEILSVISRNQVVIISGETGCGKTTQIPQFILESEIESVRGAACNIICTQPRRISAMSVSERVAFERGEKLGESVGYKVRLEGMKGRDTHLLFCTTGILLRRLLADRKLKGVTHVIVDEIHERGMNEDFLLIILKELLLHRPELKLILMSATLDAELFSSYFNGAPTMFIPGFTYHVRTHFLENILEMTGYRLTPYNQIDDYGQEKMWKMNRQVPRKRKSQIASVVEDAIRAADFKDYSPHTQESLSCWNPDCIGFNLIEYILCNICENERPGAVLVFMTGWDDISCLKEKLLTHTVLGDPNRVLLLTCHGSMASSEQRLIFEEPEAGVRKIVLTTNIAETSITINDVVFVLDCGKAKETSYDALNNTPCLLPTWISKVSSQQRRGRAGRVQPGECYHLYPRCVYDAFSEYQLPEILRTPLQSLCLQIKSLRLESISEFLSRALQSPEILAVQNAIEYLKIIGALDEKENLTILGRYLTMLPMEPKLGKMLILGAIFNCLDPILTVVAGLSVRDPFLTPLDKKDLAEAAKSQFCGEYSDHLALVRAYDGWKDAEMDMGGYEYCWKNFLSLQSMKAIDALRREFICLLKDTGLVDSNAASCNAWSSDLNLIRAVIFYGLYPGIGSVVNNEKSFSLKTMEDGQVLLYSNSVNTRETKIPYPWLVFNEKIKVNSVFLRDSTAVSDSVVLLFGGSLLKGDADNHLKMLGGYLEFFMDPSVVEMYQSIRRELDAFIQGKLLFPRMGIQWYQDLLSAVRLLISNDQCEGRFVFGRQVHKPSKKSIMLASHPTLVSRTESGPGGDNSKSQLQTLLTRAGCAAPVYKTKQLKNNQFQAAVEFNGMQIMGQPCNNKKSAEKDAAAEALQWLMGGKQAGREYINHLSMLLKKSKKDHN